The following proteins come from a genomic window of Notamacropus eugenii isolate mMacEug1 chromosome X, mMacEug1.pri_v2, whole genome shotgun sequence:
- the SERTM2 gene encoding serine-rich and transmembrane domain-containing 2, producing the protein MTEVYFRHHGNLTGRAHFPTMATKADTTADKYSSLYMYVGLFLSLLALLLILLFTMLLRLKHVISPITTDNTSGSPQFTDVEMHSRIPTP; encoded by the coding sequence ATGACTGAGGTCTATTTTCGTCACCATGGAAACCTCACCGGCAGGGCCCACTTTCCTACAATGGCAACCAAGGCGGACACCACAGCCGATAAGTACTCCAGCCTCTACATGTACGTGGGCTTGTTCCTGAGCTTGCTGGCTCTATTGCTCATTCTCCTCTTTACTATGCTTCTGCGTCTTAAACACGTCATCTCCCCCATCACCACTGATAACACCAGTGGCAGCCCCCAATTCACTGATGTGGAGATGCACAGCCGAATCCCCACCCCTTAA
- the LOC140515502 gene encoding heterogeneous nuclear ribonucleoprotein C-like 2, which translates to MAFKGCSSRWGKSGFCSKSGQRFPSFKLIELKDDDPQAIKQEFVKIRQKVDALLSTLEKAPDPRTERQTTQEVASSGSSKDPPTNMKMATEDDSSSSSSGDWA; encoded by the exons ATGGCCTTCAAAG GCTGTAGCTCCCGCTGGGGCAAAAGTGGCTTCTGTTCCAAGTCTGGGCAACGGTTCCCTTCATTCAAATTGATTGAATTAAAAGATGATGATCCTCAGGCCATTAAGCAGGAGTTTGTAAAGATTCGGCAGAAAGTGGATGCCCTTCTGAGCACCCTGGAGAAAGCCCCAGACCCACGGACAGAGAGGCAGACGACCCAGGAGGTTGCTAGCAGCGGCAGCTCCAAGGATCCCCCGACTAACATGAAGATGGCCACTGAGGAtgacagcagcagtagcagttcCGGAGACTGGGCCTAG
- the LOC140515777 gene encoding heterogeneous nuclear ribonucleoprotein C-like 2, with protein MDQDNMSDGAKVDFPFESGQPSQLPKSSQFKNDDPQNVKQEFVHIKQKVDALLDHLEKFMKEPARFREMVRTKVAEQELDERIPKKAKMSQEAEVENDGAAGGNQA; from the exons ATGGACCAAG ACAACATGTCCGATGGAGCCAAAGTTGACTTTCCTTTTGAGAGTGGTCAGCCAAGTCAGTTGCCCAAGTCATCCCAATTCAAAAATGATGATCCCCAGAATGTGAAGCAGGAGTTTGTGCACATTAAGCAGAAAGTGGATGCCCTGCTGGATCACCTGGAAAAGTTCATGAAAGAACCAGCCAGGTTCCGGGAGATGGTGAGGACCAAGGTTGCAGAGCAGGAGCTGGACGAGAGAATCCCGAAGAAAGCTAAGATGAGCCAGGAGGCCGAGGTGGAGAATGATGGGGCAGCCGGTGGGAACCAAGCTTAG